The Candidatus Hydrogenedentota bacterium genome has a segment encoding these proteins:
- a CDS encoding alpha/beta hydrolase has protein sequence MRWPRDAWSRRVLRDGLLAREDADFEDTYARNYMPGLTKPPEVGRPFFLKPWGRVRGGVVLSHGYMAAPLEVRALGEHLRRAGYAVYGVRLAGHGTAPQDLSARAWSDWYASVERGCGVINAFTDNLILGGFSTGGCLALIGAARMPDRVRAVFSVCAPLHVRNFSIRFAPSLVGLNSLLKRFGAARPGWDYVENHPENRHINYTRNPLTGVRELVGVMAETERILPEVTAPALVVQGSEDTTVHPDSGPEIFAKLGSAQKELTILARNRHGIVNGEGSEEVFSRVAGFLRQAAPGRSWRGVLVLPRLHESPKPSAVEAALTPELEAVPDTVEEPEAAGERISSTG, from the coding sequence GTGAGATGGCCGCGGGATGCATGGTCGCGGCGCGTGCTGCGCGATGGGCTGCTGGCGCGCGAGGACGCCGATTTTGAGGACACCTACGCGCGCAACTACATGCCAGGCTTGACCAAGCCGCCCGAGGTGGGCCGTCCCTTCTTCCTTAAACCCTGGGGCCGCGTTCGCGGCGGGGTGGTCCTGTCCCATGGGTACATGGCCGCGCCGCTGGAGGTGCGCGCTTTGGGGGAGCACCTGCGCCGGGCGGGCTACGCCGTGTACGGGGTGCGGCTGGCGGGGCACGGCACGGCGCCGCAGGACCTTTCGGCCCGGGCCTGGTCCGACTGGTACGCCTCCGTGGAGCGTGGATGCGGGGTCATTAACGCGTTCACGGACAACCTCATTTTGGGCGGATTCTCCACGGGCGGCTGCCTGGCGCTCATCGGCGCCGCGCGCATGCCGGACCGGGTGCGGGCGGTCTTTTCCGTCTGCGCCCCGCTGCACGTGCGCAATTTTTCGATACGCTTCGCCCCCTCGCTTGTTGGGCTGAACTCGCTGCTGAAGCGGTTCGGCGCGGCGCGCCCCGGCTGGGACTATGTCGAGAACCACCCCGAGAACCGGCACATCAACTACACGCGCAACCCGCTCACGGGGGTGCGCGAACTGGTCGGGGTGATGGCGGAGACCGAGCGGATTCTGCCGGAGGTCACCGCGCCCGCGCTCGTTGTGCAGGGTTCCGAGGACACCACGGTGCATCCCGACAGCGGCCCTGAAATTTTCGCCAAGCTGGGCTCGGCGCAAAAGGAGCTGACCATCCTCGCCAGGAACCGCCACGGCATCGTCAACGGCGAAGGCAGCGAAGAGGTCTTCTCGCGGGTGGCCGGATTTCTGCGGCAGGCCGCGCCGGGCCGCTCATGGCGCGGCGTCCTGGTGTTGCCCCGCCTGCACGAGTCGCCCAAGCCCTCCGCGGTCGAGGCGGCGCTCACCCCGGAGTTGGAGGCGGTTCCGGACACGGTGGAGGAGCCTGAGGCCGCGGGGGAGCGCATCTCCTCCACAGGCTGA
- a CDS encoding alpha-galactosidase: MSPHRHAFSTLFALAAACLALSCVTAGAQLVRPRAEQRTVSTDVYEMSIQKNGTVSVHRPNGEICFQNAAPYVLLAGEEKPRKLEARSRDTSRVPVHDRLGQGQGMVFSGKNGDWALCAYPGKPFFTAKFTFRNNGKKPVRVARLSPWSTGALHEGRLVMGAGADQTLLLDNGSLFRDFNDYPKVQRGGGRAQWNMAAVNPVSGRVLVAGFLTTIKAWPEFALTRGDKASLDAFDRFTADCVYDPPVEVAPGGTLESEALYIAVGEDQPLLGLDRFGKAQAVVNGVRDARPFMPHGWDSWSTKYHHNISEAVILENLDAADRQLKRYGWTHFALDAGWERGLGDWEAHPERFPNGMKAVADEIHRRGMTASLWINPFAVSPDAPVAREHPDWLLKPAPGLGRMLVGGDKLLLDVTRPEVRDHVAGIARRITSEWGYDAIVEADFVYFLLVADKPLVPNLTNIEVLRMGMEALRGGMREGTFLMTMTPQPVNGCYAEGVRTGRDCAPVWRADNLQGSWGAVDALTNTIRRFYMSPHLFVPDQDCVFFAHESTRKRWNALEKPALTREQSIAWLTGAALTGGVVKIGDAFTDLTQDEVGLLRRILPVPPAPARPVDLFQTDPPRVWSLPLKTDAGEWTLLALFNWDTAEPATLGASFAALGLRPDTFYTVYDFWAGRYEGTAKEKLGAVVPPGSVRLFGLRPHEPNPQFIATDRHLSMGASDHRAIMWDPASATLRGEFDAVADTPYMLTLSCPEPWKAESAVASCGPATLDNEGAAVRLRFTAPESGPAEWTVSYKKDN; the protein is encoded by the coding sequence ATGAGCCCACACCGTCACGCGTTTTCGACGCTTTTCGCCCTCGCCGCAGCCTGTCTGGCGCTTTCCTGCGTCACGGCCGGAGCCCAGCTCGTCCGGCCCCGCGCCGAACAGCGCACGGTGAGCACGGATGTGTACGAGATGAGCATCCAGAAGAACGGCACCGTGTCGGTCCATCGGCCAAACGGGGAAATCTGCTTCCAGAACGCCGCGCCCTATGTGCTGCTGGCGGGGGAGGAGAAACCGCGCAAACTGGAGGCCCGCTCGCGGGACACCAGCCGCGTCCCCGTGCATGACCGGCTGGGCCAGGGACAGGGCATGGTCTTCAGCGGAAAGAACGGGGACTGGGCCCTCTGCGCCTATCCGGGCAAGCCCTTCTTCACGGCAAAGTTCACCTTCCGCAACAACGGCAAAAAGCCGGTTCGCGTGGCGCGGCTTTCCCCGTGGTCCACGGGCGCGCTCCACGAAGGACGTCTGGTCATGGGCGCGGGGGCCGACCAAACCCTGCTGCTGGACAACGGGTCCCTGTTCCGGGACTTCAACGACTATCCAAAAGTGCAGCGCGGCGGCGGCAGGGCGCAGTGGAACATGGCGGCCGTTAACCCCGTGTCGGGGCGCGTTCTTGTGGCCGGTTTTCTCACCACCATCAAGGCCTGGCCCGAGTTTGCCCTGACCCGGGGGGACAAGGCGTCGCTGGACGCCTTTGACCGTTTCACTGCGGACTGCGTCTATGACCCACCGGTCGAAGTGGCGCCCGGCGGCACGCTTGAGTCGGAGGCGCTGTACATTGCCGTGGGCGAGGACCAGCCTCTGCTCGGGCTGGACCGTTTCGGCAAGGCCCAGGCCGTGGTGAACGGCGTCCGCGACGCGCGCCCGTTCATGCCCCATGGCTGGGACTCGTGGAGCACCAAGTATCACCACAACATCAGCGAGGCGGTCATACTTGAGAACCTTGACGCGGCGGACCGCCAGCTCAAGCGCTACGGATGGACCCATTTCGCCCTGGACGCGGGCTGGGAGCGCGGCCTGGGCGACTGGGAGGCCCACCCGGAGCGTTTTCCAAACGGGATGAAGGCCGTCGCCGACGAGATTCACCGGCGCGGCATGACCGCGAGTCTGTGGATTAACCCCTTCGCCGTCTCGCCCGACGCGCCCGTGGCCCGAGAGCATCCCGACTGGCTCCTCAAGCCCGCGCCCGGTCTGGGCCGTATGCTGGTGGGCGGGGACAAGCTGCTGCTCGACGTGACCCGGCCCGAGGTCCGCGACCATGTGGCGGGCATCGCCCGCCGCATCACGTCGGAATGGGGCTATGACGCGATAGTCGAGGCCGACTTTGTCTATTTCCTGCTGGTGGCCGACAAGCCGCTGGTTCCGAACCTGACCAACATCGAGGTCCTGCGCATGGGCATGGAGGCCCTGCGCGGCGGCATGCGCGAGGGCACCTTCCTCATGACCATGACTCCGCAGCCCGTCAACGGCTGTTATGCGGAGGGCGTGCGCACGGGCCGCGACTGCGCACCCGTGTGGAGGGCGGACAATCTTCAGGGCTCCTGGGGCGCCGTGGACGCCCTCACGAACACCATCCGGCGTTTTTACATGTCACCCCACCTCTTCGTGCCCGATCAGGACTGCGTGTTTTTCGCCCATGAATCCACACGGAAACGCTGGAACGCCCTGGAGAAGCCGGCGCTCACGCGGGAGCAGAGCATCGCCTGGCTCACGGGCGCGGCGCTCACGGGCGGCGTGGTCAAAATCGGCGACGCCTTCACAGACCTGACCCAGGACGAGGTGGGCCTCCTCCGGCGCATTCTTCCCGTGCCGCCCGCCCCCGCGCGGCCTGTGGACCTCTTTCAGACGGACCCGCCCCGCGTATGGTCCCTGCCATTGAAGACGGATGCGGGCGAGTGGACCCTGCTGGCCCTGTTCAACTGGGACACTGCGGAGCCGGCCACCTTGGGCGCGTCTTTTGCGGCCCTCGGCCTGCGACCCGACACCTTTTACACGGTGTATGATTTCTGGGCGGGCCGCTACGAGGGCACGGCGAAGGAAAAGCTCGGGGCCGTGGTGCCCCCCGGCAGTGTGCGGCTTTTTGGCCTGCGGCCCCACGAGCCCAACCCCCAGTTCATTGCCACGGACCGCCACCTCAGCATGGGGGCCTCCGACCACCGCGCCATCATGTGGGACCCCGCCTCGGCCACCCTGCGCGGCGAGTTTGACGCCGTGGCGGACACCCCCTACATGCTGACCCTGTCCTGTCCGGAACCGTGGAAGGCGGAATCCGCGGTGGCAAGTTGCGGTCCCGCGACCCTCGATAACGAGGGCGCGGCGGTGCGCCTCCGTTTCACGGCCCCAGAATCCGGACCCGCCGAGTGGACGGTGAGCTATAAAAAGGACAACTGA
- the murG gene encoding undecaprenyldiphospho-muramoylpentapeptide beta-N-acetylglucosaminyltransferase, producing the protein MRVMITGGGTGGHTSPAVAILEELRRRDPGLLARWVGRSGGLEERVSASVEVSFRGLPVEGWPRSTSPRMVWTLAKLGWSMARAAMLLRSFRPQAVIGVGGYVSLPLVWTAQHMGFPTFLHEQNKRLGMANRLCAARATRLFLSYPDTLGEYPADRARVVGNPVRSGFLTPPARGEALARFDLHDRAPVVLVCGGSQGARTLNRAMAGIVRRLGPEEAQFLWMTGKSEAAAARDAGRETGDHVQVFPFIDDMPAACTAADLIISRAGASSTAEIAVLGKPSVLVPYPFATDNHQEHNARAFEEAGAAVLLKDGECTVDRLESLLRELLADGEKRAAMGAAAATLANPLAAETVVEEVMTAAFAKGA; encoded by the coding sequence ATGCGTGTGATGATTACCGGGGGGGGCACCGGCGGGCACACCTCGCCCGCCGTGGCGATTCTCGAGGAGCTGCGACGCCGCGACCCCGGACTGCTGGCCCGCTGGGTGGGCCGGAGCGGCGGACTCGAGGAGCGGGTCAGCGCGTCGGTGGAGGTGTCCTTCCGCGGGCTGCCCGTCGAGGGCTGGCCCCGGAGCACCTCCCCCCGCATGGTCTGGACCCTGGCGAAACTCGGCTGGTCCATGGCCCGCGCGGCCATGCTTCTGCGCTCGTTCCGTCCCCAGGCGGTCATCGGTGTCGGCGGCTATGTCTCCCTGCCACTGGTGTGGACGGCCCAGCACATGGGCTTCCCCACGTTCCTCCATGAGCAGAACAAGCGCCTCGGCATGGCCAACCGGCTGTGCGCGGCCCGCGCCACAAGGCTTTTCTTAAGCTATCCGGACACCCTGGGCGAGTATCCCGCGGACCGCGCGCGGGTCGTGGGCAACCCGGTCCGGAGCGGTTTTCTCACCCCCCCCGCGCGGGGGGAGGCGCTGGCCCGGTTTGACTTGCATGACCGCGCGCCCGTCGTGCTGGTCTGCGGCGGCAGCCAGGGGGCGCGCACCCTGAACCGGGCGATGGCGGGGATTGTCCGCCGCCTGGGCCCGGAGGAGGCGCAGTTCCTCTGGATGACCGGCAAGTCGGAGGCCGCCGCCGCGCGGGACGCGGGCCGTGAAACCGGGGACCATGTCCAGGTATTTCCGTTTATAGACGACATGCCCGCCGCCTGCACTGCGGCGGACCTCATCATCAGCCGCGCGGGCGCGTCGAGCACCGCCGAAATCGCCGTGCTTGGCAAACCGTCCGTACTGGTGCCCTACCCTTTCGCCACGGACAACCACCAGGAGCACAACGCCCGCGCCTTCGAGGAGGCCGGCGCCGCCGTGCTGCTCAAGGACGGGGAATGCACGGTGGACCGATTGGAAAGCCTGCTGCGCGAACTTCTCGCAGATGGTGAAAAACGGGCCGCCATGGGCGCCGCCGCGGCCACCCTGGCCAATCCCCTGGCGGCGGAGACCGTGGTCGAGGAAGTCATGACGGCGGCGTTTGCCAAAGGGGCATAG
- the ftsW gene encoding putative lipid II flippase FtsW, protein MRRETTLLVLTTLALSALGALMVYSVDAARPGGGGYFAQHCAYLGIGLALFLFFFHMDYHLLGNERVFRYVVIIAVILLVLVLVPGIGTKVGGARRWIRVFGRGFQPSEFAKFALVLLLAVKLTQNQAKMQRFWRGIAVPFLMAGFFAGLVALEKDIGIPLVMMVMAYVMVFIAGGRLLYLGGMAGVGAAALTVMILVAPHRVARIIAFWDPWAQREGDGWQLIQSLSAFAQGGLWGRGAGAGEQKLGYLPAAHTDFIFATVGEEFGLFGTLSVLLLIVLFTWAALRVAANARDLFGTLLASGVCTLISFQAAFIIAVTLGLLPTKGLPLPLVSYGGSALMATLAMAGMLANIGSQAEEERRPRPERGRAPVGVFRRRRAAHSAP, encoded by the coding sequence ATGAGACGGGAGACGACCCTGCTGGTGTTGACAACCCTGGCGCTGTCCGCGCTGGGCGCGCTGATGGTGTACAGCGTGGACGCGGCGCGTCCCGGCGGCGGCGGGTACTTTGCGCAGCACTGCGCGTATCTTGGCATTGGCCTGGCGCTTTTCCTGTTCTTCTTCCACATGGACTACCACCTGCTTGGAAACGAGCGGGTGTTCCGGTATGTCGTGATAATCGCCGTCATCCTGCTGGTGCTGGTGCTGGTGCCGGGGATTGGGACGAAAGTGGGCGGCGCGCGGCGCTGGATACGCGTTTTCGGGCGCGGGTTCCAGCCGTCGGAGTTCGCCAAATTCGCCCTGGTGCTTCTGCTTGCGGTGAAACTCACCCAGAACCAGGCCAAAATGCAGCGGTTCTGGCGGGGCATTGCCGTGCCGTTTTTAATGGCGGGCTTTTTTGCGGGGCTGGTGGCGCTGGAGAAGGACATCGGCATACCGCTGGTCATGATGGTGATGGCCTACGTGATGGTCTTCATTGCCGGGGGCAGGCTGCTCTATCTCGGCGGCATGGCGGGCGTGGGCGCCGCCGCGCTCACGGTGATGATCCTCGTCGCGCCGCACCGCGTCGCCCGCATCATCGCCTTCTGGGACCCCTGGGCCCAGCGGGAGGGGGACGGATGGCAGTTGATCCAGTCCCTCTCCGCCTTCGCGCAGGGGGGGCTCTGGGGCCGGGGCGCGGGCGCGGGCGAGCAGAAACTGGGCTATCTTCCCGCCGCGCACACGGACTTCATCTTCGCCACCGTGGGCGAGGAGTTCGGCCTTTTTGGCACACTGTCGGTTCTGTTGCTTATAGTGCTGTTCACCTGGGCCGCGCTCCGCGTTGCGGCCAACGCCCGCGACCTTTTCGGCACCCTGCTGGCCTCGGGGGTCTGCACCCTGATAAGCTTTCAGGCGGCGTTTATCATTGCGGTCACTTTGGGGCTCCTGCCCACGAAGGGGCTGCCCCTGCCCCTGGTCAGCTATGGCGGCTCCGCGCTGATGGCCACCCTGGCCATGGCGGGCATGCTCGCCAACATCGGCTCACAGGCGGAGGAGGAGCGCAGGCCCCGGCCCGAGCGCGGGCGCGCCCCCGTCGGCGTGTTCCGCCGCCGCCGCGCCGCGCATTCGGCGCCGTGA
- the murD gene encoding UDP-N-acetylmuramoyl-L-alanine--D-glutamate ligase, translated as MMNLKGKKAVLVGMGRSSAGAARLLLREGARPFVTDSADDPKMAPWKAECESLGVPFETGGHSPGRFAGAELIVLSPGVPPGLAPFMEARERGVPVLGELELASRFCTAPVLAVTGTNGKTTVTELLRAMVAACGQTVVLAGNNDNPLSLAAMETVAPEFVVAEVSSYQLETADTFRPWIGAALNLTPDHLARHGTMEGYAAVKARLFARQQAGDAAVLNADDRWTAAMPVPAGVLRVPFSVSRRMPDGVWADGERMYYRDRPVARREDNPLPGRHNLENVLAALAVMAAGGFPMEGAVEGLRAFPGVEHRIEFVLEDGGCGYYNDSKSTNVDSLRVALESFDRPLVLIAGGRGKGSDYRVLRDLVQRRVAHLVAMGEDAPALLAAFGDIVPASRAADMREAVALARGAAVTGCAVLLSPGCASFDLYDNFEQRGRDFKRLVRECRGAGAGEERAS; from the coding sequence ATGATGAATTTGAAAGGCAAAAAGGCGGTGCTGGTCGGCATGGGGCGTTCCTCCGCCGGGGCGGCCCGTCTTCTCCTGCGCGAGGGAGCCCGGCCCTTTGTGACGGACAGCGCCGATGACCCCAAAATGGCGCCCTGGAAGGCCGAATGCGAGTCCCTGGGGGTGCCCTTCGAGACGGGCGGCCACAGTCCGGGGCGTTTTGCCGGGGCGGAGCTCATTGTGCTGAGTCCGGGCGTGCCGCCGGGCCTTGCCCCGTTCATGGAGGCGCGGGAGCGCGGGGTGCCCGTGCTGGGCGAGCTGGAGCTGGCCTCGCGGTTCTGCACGGCGCCCGTCCTGGCAGTGACCGGCACGAACGGCAAGACGACTGTGACGGAACTGCTCCGCGCGATGGTGGCGGCCTGCGGCCAGACCGTCGTTTTGGCGGGAAACAACGACAACCCCCTTTCCCTGGCGGCCATGGAGACGGTTGCGCCGGAGTTTGTTGTCGCCGAGGTCAGCAGCTATCAGTTGGAGACGGCGGACACCTTCCGCCCGTGGATCGGCGCGGCGCTGAACCTCACCCCGGACCATCTCGCCCGTCACGGGACCATGGAGGGGTACGCGGCGGTGAAGGCGCGGCTGTTCGCTCGGCAGCAGGCCGGCGACGCGGCGGTGCTGAACGCCGACGACCGGTGGACCGCCGCCATGCCTGTGCCCGCGGGCGTGCTGCGGGTGCCTTTCAGCGTTTCCCGGCGCATGCCGGACGGCGTGTGGGCGGACGGTGAGCGGATGTATTACCGGGACCGGCCCGTGGCGCGGCGTGAGGACAACCCGCTGCCGGGCCGGCACAACCTGGAGAATGTGCTGGCGGCCCTGGCCGTCATGGCCGCGGGCGGTTTTCCCATGGAGGGGGCCGTGGAGGGCCTCCGGGCCTTCCCCGGAGTGGAGCACCGCATCGAGTTTGTCCTGGAGGACGGCGGCTGCGGGTATTACAACGACTCGAAGTCCACGAATGTGGACAGCCTGCGCGTGGCGCTTGAAAGTTTTGACCGTCCCCTGGTGCTGATTGCGGGGGGACGCGGCAAAGGCAGCGACTACCGTGTGCTTCGCGACCTGGTGCAGCGGCGTGTGGCGCATCTGGTGGCCATGGGGGAGGACGCCCCCGCACTGCTGGCGGCGTTCGGTGACATTGTGCCCGCGAGCCGGGCCGCGGACATGCGCGAGGCCGTGGCGCTGGCGCGCGGCGCGGCGGTGACGGGCTGCGCCGTCCTGCTTTCCCCCGGCTGCGCCAGTTTCGACCTTTATGACAATTTTGAGCAGCGCGGCCGCGATTTCAAGCGGCTCGTGCGCGAGTGCCGCGGCGCGGGCGCCGGAGAGGAGCGGGCATCATGA
- the mraY gene encoding phospho-N-acetylmuramoyl-pentapeptide-transferase: MWSGFPEEVKTVLLAARDQKTVAEEDRRAVLLGLNGVLRDRRLYEPALWPDAALNRELAGLLQRGLNGLSERDVVRANRLLLEATLPDAIAQSRPDLHTKLGVPGLKDVFIPLGLLYILFVVGVIVSISNAVNLTDGLDGLAAGISIISIITYAAIAYIISRADWSRYLFLTYVPEASELFVFGAALLGTGLGFLWFNGHPAEVFMGDTGSLALGGAIGSMALLTKQELLLPVVGGMFVLEALSVVIQVASFKTTGRRVFRMAPLHHHFELLGWVETKVTMRFWIMALVFALMSLATLKLR; the protein is encoded by the coding sequence ATATGGTCCGGCTTTCCCGAAGAGGTGAAGACGGTCCTGCTCGCGGCGCGGGACCAAAAGACCGTGGCGGAGGAGGACCGGCGCGCGGTGCTCCTGGGGCTTAACGGGGTCCTGCGCGACCGGCGCCTTTACGAACCCGCCCTCTGGCCGGACGCGGCCCTGAACCGCGAGCTCGCCGGACTCCTCCAGCGCGGCCTGAACGGCCTTTCCGAGCGCGATGTGGTGCGCGCCAACCGCCTCCTGCTCGAGGCGACCCTGCCGGACGCCATCGCCCAGAGCCGTCCTGACCTGCACACCAAACTGGGCGTGCCCGGGTTGAAGGACGTGTTCATCCCCCTCGGTCTCCTCTACATCCTTTTCGTGGTCGGCGTCATTGTCAGCATCTCGAACGCGGTCAACCTCACCGACGGCCTGGACGGGCTGGCGGCGGGCATCTCCATCATCTCGATCATCACCTACGCGGCCATTGCCTACATCATCAGCCGCGCCGACTGGTCCCGCTACCTTTTCCTCACCTATGTGCCGGAGGCGAGCGAGCTTTTTGTGTTTGGCGCGGCGCTGCTGGGCACGGGTTTGGGCTTCCTGTGGTTTAACGGCCACCCCGCGGAGGTGTTCATGGGGGACACGGGTTCCCTGGCCCTCGGCGGCGCCATCGGCTCGATGGCGCTGCTGACCAAGCAGGAGCTGCTGCTGCCGGTGGTCGGCGGCATGTTTGTCCTCGAGGCGCTGAGCGTGGTGATCCAGGTGGCCTCGTTCAAGACCACGGGCCGGCGGGTGTTCCGCATGGCGCCGCTGCACCACCATTTTGAGCTGCTCGGCTGGGTGGAAACCAAGGTGACCATGCGATTCTGGATCATGGCGCTGGTTTTCGCCCTCATGAGCCTCGCCACCCTGAAACTGCGGTGA
- the murF gene encoding UDP-N-acetylmuramoyl-tripeptide--D-alanyl-D-alanine ligase, whose translation MSWTLTLGELAQVIGAAPPPAAAPAAFGAVSTDTRKLAGGEVFFALSGENHDGNDFVPAAFAAGAAAAVCGRPMPGGPCLVVDSPLRALQDFAAWHRARRRARVLAITGSCGKTTSKDLIAALLETRHRVVKTLGNLNNDIGCPLSLLQMDESTDYAVIEMGANHMGEIAALCRMARPDESAVTMVAPAHLEGFGSIENVARAKSEIMEGLGPDGVFYVNTDCPWCAAMGARHPGPKVRFGGAGDVRLLSCGFDESGEMVLDIEPVGRLRLPLGVRAHATNVLLALAVALRHGVSDVEGALRGACGKLTRFKAEQIGPLEVLDDSYNANPASMAAALQALADRPRSGVKMAALGEMLELGEAAPALHRELGREAGRLGVARLYARGPHAGETVAGALEAGVPHARAVEDHAEIAASVHRTARRGDTLLVKGSRGMRMEEVTAALRRLYGGD comes from the coding sequence ATGAGCTGGACACTCACCCTGGGCGAACTTGCCCAAGTCATCGGCGCGGCCCCGCCGCCCGCCGCGGCGCCGGCCGCCTTTGGCGCCGTGTCCACGGACACGCGCAAACTGGCCGGCGGCGAGGTGTTCTTTGCCCTTTCCGGGGAGAACCACGACGGAAACGATTTTGTCCCGGCGGCCTTCGCGGCGGGCGCGGCGGCGGCGGTCTGCGGGCGCCCCATGCCGGGCGGCCCCTGCCTGGTGGTGGATTCGCCCCTGCGCGCCCTGCAGGATTTTGCGGCGTGGCACCGGGCGCGCCGCCGCGCGCGGGTGCTGGCCATCACAGGCTCGTGCGGGAAAACCACGTCCAAGGACCTGATAGCCGCCCTGCTTGAAACGCGCCACCGGGTGGTGAAGACCCTGGGCAACCTGAACAACGACATCGGCTGCCCCCTCTCCCTGCTCCAGATGGACGAAAGCACGGACTACGCCGTCATCGAGATGGGCGCGAACCACATGGGCGAGATTGCCGCGCTGTGCCGCATGGCCCGCCCGGACGAGTCCGCCGTGACCATGGTGGCGCCCGCGCATCTCGAGGGCTTCGGTTCCATCGAGAACGTGGCGCGCGCCAAAAGCGAAATCATGGAGGGCCTCGGGCCGGACGGCGTCTTCTATGTGAACACGGACTGCCCCTGGTGCGCGGCCATGGGCGCGCGGCACCCCGGCCCCAAGGTCCGGTTCGGTGGCGCGGGCGACGTGCGCCTGCTCTCCTGCGGGTTTGACGAGTCCGGGGAGATGGTGCTGGACATTGAGCCCGTGGGCCGTCTGCGTCTGCCCCTGGGTGTGCGCGCCCACGCCACAAACGTGCTGCTGGCCCTGGCGGTCGCCCTGCGGCACGGCGTGAGCGACGTCGAGGGCGCCCTGCGCGGGGCCTGCGGAAAACTGACGCGCTTCAAGGCCGAGCAGATCGGCCCGCTGGAGGTGCTGGACGACTCGTACAACGCGAACCCGGCGAGCATGGCCGCGGCGCTTCAGGCGCTCGCGGACCGGCCCCGGTCCGGGGTGAAAATGGCGGCCCTCGGCGAAATGCTGGAACTTGGGGAGGCCGCCCCGGCATTACACCGGGAGCTGGGACGGGAGGCGGGGCGGCTGGGCGTGGCCCGCCTGTACGCGCGCGGCCCCCACGCCGGTGAAACCGTGGCCGGTGCGCTCGAGGCGGGCGTGCCCCATGCGCGGGCCGTAGAGGACCATGCGGAAATCGCCGCGTCCGTCCACCGCACGGCGCGGCGCGGCGACACGCTGCTGGTGAAGGGGTCCCGGGGCATGCGGATGGAGGAGGTGACGGCGGCGCTCAGAAGGCTTTACGGCGGGGACTGA